In the Streptomyces sp. SJL17-4 genome, TTCGAGGAGGCGGAGGAGGTGGCGCCGGCGAAGTCGCCGGCGTCCACCAGGGCCACCCGCAGGCCCGACTGCGCGGCGTGCCAGGCGGTGGAGATGCCCAGGATGCCGCCGCCGATCACCAGGAGGTCGTACGTCGCCTTGGAAAGCTGTTCCCGGGTCTCGGCGCGGCTCGGGAGGGAGCCGGACGCCGGGTGCGTCCCAAGGGCAGGGACGCTCTGCAGGGTGGTCATGTCGATCTACTCCTCGTCCTCGATCCAGCCCATGGTCCGCTCGACGGCCTTGAGCCAGCTCTTGTACTCGCTGTCACGCCTGTCGGCGTCCATGCGAGGGGTCCATTCCGCCGCGCGGCGCCAGTTGGCGCGCAGGGCGTCGGTGTCCGGCCAGAAGCCGACGGCCAGGCCGGCGGCGTAGGCGGCACCGAGGCAGGTGGTCTCGGCGACCATCGGACGCACGACGGGCGCGTCCAGGAAGTCCGAGAGGGTCTGCATCAGCAGGTTGTTGGAGGTCATGCCGCCGTCGACCTTGAGCGCGGTCAGCTCGACGCCGGAGTCCTTCGTCATGGCGTCGGTGATCTCGCGGGTCTGCCAGGCGGTGGCCTCCAGGACGGCGCGGGCGATGTGCGCCTTGGTGACGTACCGGGTGAGGCCGGCGATCACACCGCGGGCGTCGGAGCGCCAGTACGGGGCGAAGAGGCCGGAGAAGGCCGGCACGAAGTAGGCGCCGCCGTTGTCCTCGACCGAGGACGCGAGGGTCTCGATCTCGGCGGCGGACTTGATGAGGCCCATCTGGTCGCGCATCCACTGCACCAGCGAACCGGTGACGGCGATCGAGCCCTCCAGGGCGTAGACCGGCTTCTGCTCGCCGATCTGGTAGCCGACCGTGGTCAGCAGGCCGCTGTAGGAGTTGATGATCTTGTCGCCGGTGTTCATCAGCATGAAGGTGCCGGTGCCGTACGTGGACTTGGCCTCGCCCTCGGCGAAACAGGTCTGGCCGAACAGGGCGGCCTGCTGGTCGCCGAGCGCCGAGGCGACCGGGACACCGGCGAGGACGCCGTCCTTGACGTGGCCGTAGACCTCGGCGGACGACCGGATCTCGGGGAGGACGTTGAGGGGGACCCCCATCGACTCCGCGATCTTCTCGTCCCAGGCGAGGGTGTGCAGGTTCATCAGCATGGTGCGCGAGGCGTTGGTGACGTCGGTGACGTGCACGCCGCCGTCGGTGCCACCCGTGAGGTTCCAGATGACCCACGAGTCCATGGTGCCGAAGAGGATGTCGCCGGCCTCGGCGCGCTCGCGCAGGCCCTCGACGTTGTCGAGCATCCAGCGGATCTTCGGGCCGGCGAAGTAGCTCGCCAGCGGCAGGCCGGTCTCGCGGCGGAAGCGGTCCTGGCCGACGTTGCGGCCGAGCTCCTTGCAGAGGGCGTCGGTGCGGGTGTCCTGCCAGACGAGGGCGTTGTGGACGGGCTCACCGGTGTTCTTGTCCCAGAGCAGCGTGGTCTCGCGCTGGTTGGTGATGCCGATGGCCTTGACGTCGGAGGCGGCGATGCCGCCCTTCGTCAGGGCGCCGGCGACGACCTCCTGGACGTTGGTCCAGATCTCGGCGGCGTCGTGCTCGACCCAGCCCGGCTTCGGGAAGATCTGCTCGTGCTCCTTCTGGTCGACCGAGACGATCCGGCCGTCCTTGTCGAAGACGATGCAGCGGGAGGAGGTGGTGCCCTGGTCGATGGCCGCGATGAACGGGCCGGAGGTGTGTGCGTCGGTCACGGTGTGCTCCATGGGAGGTCTGGAAGAAGGACGGCTCAGGCGAACGCGATGTTGTAGATACCCGCGGCGATGGCTCCACCGATCAGCGGTCCGACGACCGGGATCCAGGAGTAGCTCCAGTCGGAGCCGCCCTTGTGCTTCAGCGGGAGCAGGGCGTGCACGATGCGCGGGCCGAGGTCACGGGCCGGGTTGATCGCGTAGCCGGTCGGGCCGCCGAGCGAGAGGCCGATGGACACCACGACGAACGCGGTGATCAGGGCGCCTATGACGCCGAGGCCCTTGCCGCTGTCGTTGAGGCCCTGGGTGAGCACGGCCAGGACGAGTACGACGGTGCCGATGATCTCGGTGGCCAGGTTCTGCCAGGTGTTCCGGATCTCGGGGCCGGTGGAGAAGATGCCGAGCACCGGGCCGGGGCCCTCGATCGGCTTCTTGCCCGAGGCCTCGGGGTCGGCGAGGTGGGCCTGGAACTGGCCGTAGTAGGCCACCCAGACCAGCGCCGCGCCGATCATGGCGCCGAGCATCTGGCCGGCGACGTAGACGGGGACGTCGCCCCACTCCCCGTCCTTGATCGCGATTCCGACGGTGACGGCGGGGTTCAGATGGGCGCCGGAGAGGGAAGCCGTCATGTAGACGGCCGTCATGACGGCGAAGCCCCACCCGAAGGTGATCGCGAGCCAGCCCGCGTTGCGGGCCTTGGAGCCCTTGAGCGTGACGGCGGCGCACACACCGCCGCCGAGCAGAATCAGAACGGCGGTACCGATGGTCTCGCCGAGGAAGATGTCGGAGCTGGACACCCGCGACTCCTTTGTCCTTCGTCCAGGGGAACGGCGGACCCCGGGTCCCTCCGGAGGTCCGCACCCTCGTGTGAGGGCTGTTTCCGGCCCTTGGCACTGCCATACCTTAGCGTGTATTGCCGTTAGGTGTTCGACAATGCCGACCGGTGAACGGAAGTTTTGCCCCCGGGTTAACAGCACGTCAAGGCCTCCGGAAGTGAAAAACCCGCCGATAACGCGATCGTTACCGGCGGGTTCAGTCATGTCGCGGGCGCGTGGGCCCCAGGGTCAGAAGCGCCCGGCTCCCAGATCCCGGGAGACCGCTCGGGCGCAGTCCCGTACCGCCGCGACGAGTTCGGGGCGCAGTTCCCCGGCCGGACACAGCCGCTCCACGGCGCCCGTCACCGCCACCGCGCCCACCGGCATCCGCCGCCGGTCGTGGATCGGCGCCGCCACCGAGGCGACCCCCTCCCAGGTCTCCTCCACGTCCGCCGCCCAGCCGCGGGCCCGCGTCATGTCCAGCAGCGACTCGAAGTCCGCCAGGACCGTGGTCGTCCGGGGCGTGAGCGCCTCCCGCTCGACCTCCAGGACCTCGCTGTGCGCCACCGGGTCGTACGCCGAGAGGACCTTGCCGAGGGCCGTGGAGTGCAGCGGCTGCATGGCCCCCACCTCCAGGACCTGGCGGCTGTCGTCCGGCCGGAAGA is a window encoding:
- the glpK gene encoding glycerol kinase GlpK, translated to MTDAHTSGPFIAAIDQGTTSSRCIVFDKDGRIVSVDQKEHEQIFPKPGWVEHDAAEIWTNVQEVVAGALTKGGIAASDVKAIGITNQRETTLLWDKNTGEPVHNALVWQDTRTDALCKELGRNVGQDRFRRETGLPLASYFAGPKIRWMLDNVEGLRERAEAGDILFGTMDSWVIWNLTGGTDGGVHVTDVTNASRTMLMNLHTLAWDEKIAESMGVPLNVLPEIRSSAEVYGHVKDGVLAGVPVASALGDQQAALFGQTCFAEGEAKSTYGTGTFMLMNTGDKIINSYSGLLTTVGYQIGEQKPVYALEGSIAVTGSLVQWMRDQMGLIKSAAEIETLASSVEDNGGAYFVPAFSGLFAPYWRSDARGVIAGLTRYVTKAHIARAVLEATAWQTREITDAMTKDSGVELTALKVDGGMTSNNLLMQTLSDFLDAPVVRPMVAETTCLGAAYAAGLAVGFWPDTDALRANWRRAAEWTPRMDADRRDSEYKSWLKAVERTMGWIEDEE
- a CDS encoding MIP/aquaporin family protein, with product MSSSDIFLGETIGTAVLILLGGGVCAAVTLKGSKARNAGWLAITFGWGFAVMTAVYMTASLSGAHLNPAVTVGIAIKDGEWGDVPVYVAGQMLGAMIGAALVWVAYYGQFQAHLADPEASGKKPIEGPGPVLGIFSTGPEIRNTWQNLATEIIGTVVLVLAVLTQGLNDSGKGLGVIGALITAFVVVSIGLSLGGPTGYAINPARDLGPRIVHALLPLKHKGGSDWSYSWIPVVGPLIGGAIAAGIYNIAFA
- a CDS encoding IclR family transcriptional regulator — translated: MAKNIQSLERAAAMLRLLAGGERRLGLSDIASSLGLAKGTAHGILRTLQSEGFVEQEAASGRYQLGAELLRLGNSYLDVHELRARALVWTDDLARSSGESVHLGVLHQQGVLIVHHVFRPDDSRQVLEVGAMQPLHSTALGKVLSAYDPVAHSEVLEVEREALTPRTTTVLADFESLLDMTRARGWAADVEETWEGVASVAAPIHDRRRMPVGAVAVTGAVERLCPAGELRPELVAAVRDCARAVSRDLGAGRF